One window of Amaranthus tricolor cultivar Red isolate AtriRed21 chromosome 11, ASM2621246v1, whole genome shotgun sequence genomic DNA carries:
- the LOC130827841 gene encoding transcription termination factor MTERF9, chloroplastic-like, with product MLKLRSFCNGVQPLYFIQSFRHFQLFSTSTSNNQEFVNYLVESLGFSSGQALSISTKLARNRQTRGAKNFNDFNMCKNADSVVAYYTQIGVELLHIKNTICSVPDILLAKVDKNLKPKTEYFISLGFSGSDFVGLIKTNPRVLFHGLNTAIIPSIQALKEIMGNDYEVSLILKKSRQFRLNSVSKTLVPNVALLRNYGINIDLIRRQILKVAYPFFRNTKFFEDAVARVENKMGISRNSPKFMLGVHLLKSISVEKFESKIQIFKNFGWTELDIVTLCRNAPLTFALSEALIKIKLDFFMTKLGYESKDFSKKFFLLGLSLDKRIVPRHKFLVVLKEKGFIKEYYLDRAIKLSESNFVKKFVLPFKEVHEVYCKQANMSLETLTVELSKLNSDVV from the coding sequence ATGCTAAAGCTTCGTAGCTTCTGCAATGGCGTCCAACCACTCTACTTCATCCAGTCTTTCCGCCATTTTCAACTGTTTTCAACTTCAACCTCAAACAACCAAGAGTTTGTCAATTATTTAGTAGAATCTCTAGGTTTTTCCAGCGGACAAGCTCTCTCTATTTCCACCAAATTAGCTCGCAATCGTCAAACTAGAGGTGCAAAAAATTTCAATGACTTCAATATGTGTAAAAATGCTGATTCAGTTGTTGCTTATTATACACAAATTGGTGTTGAATTATTGCatataaaaaatacaatttGTTCTGTGCCTGACATTTTGCTAGCCAAAGTCGACAAAAACCTAAAACCTAAGACtgaatattttattagtttggGTTTTTCTGGGTCTGATTTTGTTGGTTTGATCAAGACGAATCCTCGTGTACTTTTCCATGGATTAAATACTGCCATTATTCCCTCAATTCAAGCATTAAAGGAAATAATGGGTAATGATTATGAAGTGAgtttaattttaaagaaatcGCGTCAATTTAGGCTTAATAGTGTTTCCAAAACTTTGGTGCCAAATGTAGCTTTGTTAAGGAATTATGGGATCAACATTGATTTGATTAGAAGACAAATATTAAAGGTAGCATACCCATTTTTCCGAAATACCAAATTTTTTGAGGATGCAGTGGCTAGAGTTGAAAATAAAATGGGGATTTCTAGAAATTCTCCAAAATTCATGTTGGGAGTTCATTTATTAAAGAGCATTTCGGTGGAGAAATTCGAGTCAAAAATAcagatttttaaaaactttgggTGGACAGAGCTGGATATTGTAACCCTTTGTAGGAATGCTCCTTTAACGTTTGCACTTTCTGAAGCTCTGATCAAGATTAAGTTGGATTTTTTCATGACTAAGCTTGGTTATGAGTCGAAGGACTTTAGTAAGAAGTTTTTTCTTTTAGGATTGAGCTTGGACAAGAGAATAGTACCTAGGCACAAGTTCCTTGTAGTCTTAAAGGAGAAAGGTTTCATTAAGGAGTACTATCTTGATAGGGCCATAAAATTGAGCGAGTCCAACTTTGTGAAGAAGTTTGTGCTACCGTTCAAGGAAGTCCATGAAGTTTATTGCAAACAAGCGAATATGAGTTTGGAGACGTTAACTGTGGAATTGTCAAAACTGAATTCTGATGTTGTTTGA